The following coding sequences are from one uncultured Bacteroides sp. window:
- a CDS encoding DUF3810 domain-containing protein, translating into MKLNQIIRYTLLFFLLATVWIIQSIPSMGQAYADHAYPFIASCLSSFSRFIPFSLGDLFITLSITGLLLYPIYARRKKSKWLKILRQEVEYLLWIYVWFYLAWGLNYSQKNFYQRTQTPYVAYSSTNFKEFAFNYIKKLNTFYLAPPTKINKEMVRREVTRIYTQIYDSVGINRPFISHPRVKTMMFSPLSSMMGITGYMGPFFSEFNLNKNLLPVDYPATYAHEMAHLWGIANEAEANFYAYEVCTRSNIPSIRFSGYFLIFNHVIRNAQQLLSKEDYEQLIKEIRPGIRKIAQDDYNHWMSLYNPLVGNVQNWIYDLYLKGNKIKSGRRNYSEVIGLLISWEEKTKIEKLRQIIKHKL; encoded by the coding sequence ATGAAATTAAATCAAATTATACGATATACTTTATTATTCTTTCTCCTAGCAACAGTGTGGATTATTCAAAGCATCCCTTCAATGGGGCAGGCTTATGCCGACCATGCATATCCTTTTATCGCGAGTTGCCTTTCCTCTTTTTCCCGATTTATCCCTTTTTCCTTAGGTGACTTATTCATTACACTAAGCATAACGGGACTCCTACTATACCCCATCTATGCCCGACGCAAAAAGAGTAAGTGGCTAAAGATTTTGCGACAGGAAGTAGAATATTTGTTATGGATATATGTATGGTTCTATCTGGCATGGGGACTGAATTATTCTCAGAAGAATTTCTACCAACGAACTCAAACGCCTTATGTAGCTTATTCATCAACTAACTTTAAAGAGTTTGCATTTAATTATATCAAAAAACTAAATACATTCTATTTAGCTCCGCCAACAAAGATAAATAAGGAGATGGTAAGACGGGAAGTGACACGTATCTACACACAAATATATGATTCAGTGGGTATCAATCGCCCTTTCATATCACATCCTCGTGTGAAAACAATGATGTTTAGTCCACTAAGCTCGATGATGGGAATCACTGGCTATATGGGACCATTCTTTTCCGAGTTCAATCTGAATAAAAACTTGCTTCCGGTAGATTATCCGGCAACTTATGCACATGAGATGGCACATTTATGGGGCATTGCCAACGAGGCGGAAGCTAACTTTTATGCGTATGAGGTTTGCACCCGATCTAACATCCCAAGTATTCGTTTTAGTGGCTACTTCCTCATCTTTAATCATGTGATCAGGAATGCACAACAATTATTATCGAAGGAAGATTATGAACAGCTAATAAAGGAGATACGTCCGGGAATCAGAAAAATAGCACAAGATGACTATAATCATTGGATGAGCTTATATAATCCGCTTGTTGGTAATGTACAAAACTGGATATATGATCTTTACTTGAAAGGAAATAAGATTAAGAGCGGACGCAGAAATTATTCGGAAGTAATTGGGTTGCTTATCTCTTGGGAAGAGAAAACTAAGATTGAGAAATTAAGACAAATTATAAAACATAAATTATGA
- the mazG gene encoding nucleoside triphosphate pyrophosphohydrolase: MSTKEEKMEAFGRFLDILDELRVKCPWDKKQTNESLRPNTIEETYELCDALMRDDKKDICKELGDVLLHVAFYAKIGSETGDFDMKDVCDHLCEKLIYRHPHVFGEVKAETAGEVSDNWEQLKLKEKDGNKSVLSGVPAAMPSLIKAYRIQDKARHVGFDWQEKEQVWDKVREEFGELQAEIKEMDKDKAEAEFGDLFFSIINAARLYHINPENALERTNQKFIRRFNYLEEKTIKKGQSLKDMTLEEMDVIWNEAKKLEL, encoded by the coding sequence ATGAGTACTAAAGAAGAAAAGATGGAAGCTTTTGGTCGCTTTCTTGATATATTGGATGAACTTAGGGTAAAGTGTCCATGGGACAAGAAACAGACGAATGAGAGTCTACGCCCTAATACGATTGAAGAGACGTATGAACTTTGCGATGCTTTAATGAGGGATGACAAAAAAGATATTTGCAAGGAGTTAGGTGACGTACTTCTGCATGTAGCCTTCTATGCCAAGATAGGTTCGGAAACAGGTGATTTTGATATGAAGGATGTATGTGACCATCTATGTGAAAAGCTGATCTATCGCCACCCTCATGTATTTGGTGAGGTCAAAGCCGAAACGGCAGGAGAAGTTTCCGATAATTGGGAACAACTGAAGCTAAAGGAGAAAGATGGTAACAAAAGTGTATTGAGTGGCGTGCCCGCTGCTATGCCTTCACTGATCAAAGCTTATCGCATTCAGGACAAAGCCCGTCATGTAGGGTTCGACTGGCAAGAAAAGGAACAAGTGTGGGATAAAGTAAGAGAGGAATTTGGTGAATTGCAGGCGGAAATTAAGGAGATGGATAAAGATAAAGCTGAAGCTGAATTTGGAGATCTATTTTTCAGCATCATCAATGCGGCTCGCCTTTATCATATTAATCCGGAAAATGCACTGGAACGTACCAATCAGAAATTTATAAGACGCTTTAATTATTTGGAAGAGAAGACCATTAAGAAAGGACAAAGTCTTAAAGATATGACATTAGAGGAAATGGATGTTATCTGGAATGAAGCCAAGAAATTAGAATTATAA
- the lpxA gene encoding acyl-ACP--UDP-N-acetylglucosamine O-acyltransferase: MISPQAFVDPNAKIGKNVEIYPFAYIEKDVEIGDNCIIMPYVSIMNGTKLAEGNHVFQNTVLGALPQDFCFTGEKSSLIIGKNNVIRENVVINRATHEGDATVIGDHNTFFEGVHISHDTQIADHCVFGYGVKVSGDSIVDSHAIIGSQASIQGAHVASWSLVRGGCRFDKDIPPYVIVSGNPTHFYDINSIVLSKHNVSEKVQKHIATAYHLIYHGNTSVFDALLRIREQVPMSEEIEEILRFVEKSEENTGIVK, from the coding sequence ATGATTAGTCCGCAAGCATTTGTTGATCCTAATGCTAAAATTGGGAAAAACGTAGAAATATATCCCTTTGCTTATATAGAGAAGGATGTGGAGATTGGTGACAACTGTATTATTATGCCCTATGTGAGCATTATGAATGGTACTAAGCTAGCAGAAGGTAACCATGTGTTTCAGAATACAGTGTTGGGTGCTTTGCCTCAAGACTTTTGCTTCACCGGAGAGAAGTCTTCGCTTATCATAGGTAAGAATAATGTTATTCGTGAGAATGTGGTTATTAACCGGGCTACCCATGAGGGAGATGCTACAGTGATAGGCGATCATAATACTTTTTTTGAAGGGGTACACATATCGCATGATACACAGATTGCAGATCATTGTGTGTTTGGATATGGTGTTAAAGTTTCGGGTGACAGTATAGTTGATTCGCATGCCATCATCGGCAGCCAAGCCTCTATACAAGGGGCTCATGTTGCTTCATGGAGTTTGGTACGAGGAGGATGTCGTTTCGATAAAGATATTCCTCCTTATGTCATTGTGTCAGGAAACCCTACTCACTTCTATGATATAAACAGCATTGTTCTTTCAAAGCATAATGTCTCAGAGAAAGTGCAGAAGCATATTGCTACTGCCTACCATCTTATTTATCATGGAAATACAAGTGTTTTTGATGCTCTTCTTCGTATTCGTGAACAGGTGCCGATGAGTGAAGAGATCGAAGAGATTCTTCGCTTTGTTGAGAAGTCTGAGGAAAATACGGGGATTGTAAAATAA
- a CDS encoding efflux transporter outer membrane subunit: MKKQLIYLMCATALSSCNIYKSYDRPDVTASGLYRDTVSSTDTLAVNDNDTTNMGNLPWKEVFTDPKLQALIEQGLANNTDLLTASLKVKEAEAMLTSAKLSFLPSFALNPQGTVSSFDHAKATQTYQLPIVSSWEIDLFGNLLNAERAKKAALLQTKAYQQAVRTKVIANIANTYYTLLMLDRQLEISTKTAEAWKESVETTKKLITIGNANESAVVSTQANYYSVLASLSQLRRQIRETENSLSLLLGKVPQAVDRGALEEQMLPEHLATGVPVELLSNRPDVRQSEMALASAYYATNQARSAFYPNLTLTGSLGWTNNAGAAIINPGKMIASAVGSLTQPLFNKGKNIANLKIAKAKQKEALLAFQYRLLNAGSEVSNALVLYQSSTEKSSLEAEQVAALVKAVDYTQQLFKLGTATYLDVLTAQKSLLGAQLSKVSDDFYRMQAVVNLYYALGGGR, translated from the coding sequence ATGAAGAAGCAACTAATATATTTGATGTGTGCAACTGCGTTAAGCAGTTGCAACATCTATAAATCGTATGACCGTCCGGATGTGACTGCTTCCGGTTTGTATCGTGATACGGTTTCATCAACTGATACTCTGGCTGTAAATGATAATGATACAACCAATATGGGTAATCTGCCTTGGAAGGAGGTCTTTACTGATCCTAAGCTACAGGCATTGATAGAACAAGGACTAGCGAATAATACAGATTTGCTTACTGCAAGTTTGAAAGTGAAAGAGGCGGAAGCTATGCTTACATCAGCCAAACTCTCTTTTCTGCCCTCGTTTGCTTTGAATCCTCAAGGCACTGTGAGTAGTTTTGACCATGCTAAGGCTACTCAAACTTATCAATTGCCTATTGTGTCGAGTTGGGAAATAGACTTGTTTGGTAATTTATTGAATGCTGAACGTGCTAAGAAAGCTGCTCTGTTACAGACCAAAGCTTATCAACAGGCAGTACGTACTAAAGTGATTGCTAATATTGCTAATACTTATTATACCTTGTTGATGCTCGACCGCCAATTGGAGATAAGTACTAAGACTGCTGAAGCTTGGAAAGAGAGCGTTGAAACTACTAAAAAACTGATCACTATCGGTAATGCTAATGAATCGGCAGTGGTTTCTACACAAGCAAACTATTACAGTGTGCTTGCTTCTTTATCTCAATTGCGTCGCCAAATTCGTGAGACGGAGAACTCTTTATCTCTTTTGTTGGGAAAGGTTCCACAAGCGGTAGATAGAGGGGCTTTAGAGGAACAAATGTTACCTGAGCATTTGGCTACTGGTGTTCCTGTGGAACTCTTGTCTAATCGTCCGGATGTACGTCAAAGTGAGATGGCTCTGGCCTCTGCATATTACGCCACTAATCAGGCTCGTTCTGCTTTTTATCCTAACCTCACTCTTACAGGAAGTTTGGGATGGACAAACAATGCAGGCGCGGCCATTATTAATCCGGGCAAAATGATTGCTTCTGCTGTTGGCTCGTTGACCCAACCATTGTTCAACAAAGGAAAGAATATTGCTAATTTGAAAATAGCTAAAGCAAAACAAAAAGAAGCTTTGCTTGCCTTTCAATACAGATTATTGAATGCAGGTAGTGAAGTTAGCAATGCTTTAGTATTGTATCAATCATCTACAGAAAAGAGCTCATTAGAAGCTGAACAGGTTGCTGCTTTAGTAAAAGCGGTAGATTATACCCAGCAATTATTTAAACTGGGAACTGCCACTTATCTGGACGTACTTACTGCACAGAAATCATTATTGGGAGCGCAACTTTCTAAAGTCTCAGATGATTTTTATCGAATGCAAGCAGTAGTGAACCTCTATTATGCGTTAGGAGGAGGAAGATAA
- a CDS encoding efflux RND transporter permease subunit: MKLDKFINRPVLSTVISILIVILGVLGLTSLPVTEYPDIAPPTIEVSTTYSGADAQTVLNSVIAPLEESINGVENMTYMTSTASNNGSAKITVYFKQGSDPDMAAVNVQNRVSSATNLLPSEVVKVGVTTAKRQNSMLVIFSIHGTDNRYDEAFLQNYANINILPQIKRIPGVGSAEAFGAQTYSMRIWLKPDVMKLYHLIPNDVTAALAEQNIEAAPGQFGESGDQSFQYVMRYKGRLQKVSEFENIIIKATPDGQILKLKDVARVELGGLSYAVKTTMNGTPGVVCAIYQTAGSNATAIIKEVQKTLEEAQKSFPPGVTYSEMLNSNDFLFASIHEVIKTLIEAFILVFIVVYIFLQDFRSTLVPAIAVPVSLIGTFFFLYIFGFSINLLTLFALVLAIAIVVDDAIVVVEAVHAKLDQGYKSARLASIDAMSEISGAIVSITLVMAAVFVPVTFMGGTSGVFYTQFGITLAVAIIISALNALTLSPALCAILLKPHSDEHNKKLSRIDRFHKAFNAAYDVTLTKYKKGVQFFIHKKWLSIGTFVVASGLLAFLMMKTPTGLVPNEDTGIFFITVSLPPGSSLEKTEATMGEVDKLLVTNPLVQFRGQIMGYSFLAGQGSSYGTFICRLKPWEEREGKGQDVNSIIGLLYAQTSTIKDAQILIFAPPMISGFSATNGFEFSLEDKTGGDVNKFFGITQGFLTKLNQRPEIAAAQTSFDPRFPQYMIDVDVAKCKRAGISPSDVLATLQGYYGGLYASNFNRFGKLYRVMIQADPQYRVNPESLNSIYLRNGAEMAPVSEFITMKKIYGPQNITRFNMFTSMSVNGSAAQGYSSGDAIKAIQEVAAEELPAGYSYEFAGLTRSEQSSSNSTAIVFALCIMFVYFILSAQYESYILPLTVILSLPFGLAGTFIFANVMGIANNIYLQIALIMLIGLLAKNAILITEFALERRQTGMAITWSAILAAAARLRPILMTSLAMIIGLLPLMFASGVGANGNSSLGTGAVGGMLIGMICQIFIVPVFFVIFQSIQEKIKPIHFDGADQKVIKAELEQYTNLHKDKKK, encoded by the coding sequence ATGAAATTAGATAAATTTATAAACCGACCGGTACTTTCCACGGTTATCTCTATCCTGATTGTGATACTGGGTGTGTTAGGGTTAACCTCACTTCCTGTCACTGAATATCCGGATATTGCACCGCCTACCATTGAGGTAAGTACTACTTACTCGGGGGCTGATGCACAGACTGTGCTTAATAGTGTTATTGCTCCACTTGAAGAGTCCATCAATGGAGTTGAGAATATGACTTATATGACCTCTACTGCCAGCAATAACGGTAGTGCGAAAATTACAGTCTATTTCAAACAAGGATCAGATCCGGACATGGCAGCTGTTAATGTGCAGAACCGTGTATCATCTGCCACAAACCTCTTGCCTTCTGAAGTTGTGAAAGTTGGTGTTACCACAGCGAAGAGACAGAATAGTATGTTGGTAATCTTCTCGATACATGGTACTGATAATCGTTATGATGAAGCATTTTTGCAAAATTATGCAAATATAAATATCTTGCCACAGATAAAACGTATTCCCGGTGTGGGTAGTGCTGAAGCTTTTGGTGCTCAAACTTATTCTATGCGTATCTGGTTGAAGCCTGATGTGATGAAGCTTTATCACTTGATTCCGAATGATGTAACAGCTGCATTGGCTGAACAGAATATCGAAGCGGCTCCGGGACAATTTGGTGAGAGTGGCGATCAATCTTTCCAATACGTAATGAGATACAAAGGTCGTCTTCAAAAAGTTTCTGAATTTGAAAACATCATTATTAAGGCTACTCCAGATGGTCAGATTTTAAAATTAAAGGATGTGGCACGCGTAGAGCTCGGAGGATTAAGCTATGCCGTTAAGACTACTATGAACGGAACTCCGGGTGTTGTTTGTGCCATATACCAAACAGCTGGTTCAAATGCTACTGCGATTATTAAGGAAGTGCAGAAAACATTAGAAGAAGCTCAGAAATCTTTCCCTCCGGGTGTGACTTACTCTGAGATGCTTAATTCGAACGACTTCTTGTTCGCTTCTATTCATGAAGTTATCAAAACCCTTATTGAAGCATTTATTCTGGTATTTATAGTTGTATATATATTTCTCCAGGATTTCCGCTCGACACTGGTACCGGCGATTGCTGTACCTGTCTCCTTGATAGGTACATTCTTCTTCCTTTATATTTTCGGATTTAGTATCAACCTGCTGACGCTGTTTGCCCTTGTTTTAGCCATTGCCATTGTGGTGGATGATGCTATAGTGGTGGTCGAAGCGGTGCACGCTAAGTTGGACCAGGGATATAAATCGGCTCGCTTGGCTTCTATTGACGCTATGAGTGAGATTTCGGGTGCTATTGTGTCTATTACTTTAGTTATGGCGGCTGTGTTTGTTCCTGTGACATTTATGGGTGGTACATCGGGAGTCTTCTATACACAATTCGGTATAACTTTAGCAGTTGCTATTATCATTTCCGCTTTGAATGCCTTGACGCTAAGTCCCGCTTTATGTGCTATCTTATTGAAACCACATAGTGATGAACATAATAAGAAACTAAGCAGAATAGATCGTTTTCACAAAGCGTTTAATGCAGCATATGATGTAACGCTTACTAAATATAAGAAAGGTGTTCAATTCTTTATTCATAAGAAATGGCTCTCTATCGGAACATTTGTTGTTGCTTCCGGATTATTAGCTTTCTTAATGATGAAAACACCTACCGGATTAGTTCCGAATGAAGATACAGGAATCTTCTTTATTACGGTGAGTCTGCCTCCCGGAAGTTCTCTTGAAAAAACTGAAGCAACAATGGGTGAGGTTGATAAATTACTTGTTACCAATCCTTTAGTTCAGTTTAGAGGTCAGATCATGGGCTATAGCTTCCTTGCGGGACAGGGTAGTTCTTACGGTACTTTTATCTGTCGTTTGAAACCTTGGGAAGAACGTGAAGGCAAAGGACAAGATGTAAACTCTATAATTGGTTTACTCTATGCCCAAACAAGCACCATAAAAGATGCTCAAATATTGATTTTTGCTCCTCCTATGATTTCTGGATTTAGTGCGACAAATGGCTTTGAGTTTAGTTTGGAAGATAAAACAGGGGGAGATGTCAATAAATTCTTTGGAATAACCCAAGGTTTCTTGACTAAGTTAAATCAACGTCCTGAGATTGCGGCGGCACAAACTTCATTTGATCCTCGTTTCCCTCAATACATGATTGATGTGGATGTGGCAAAATGTAAACGTGCAGGTATCAGTCCTAGTGATGTGCTCGCTACCTTACAAGGATATTACGGCGGATTGTATGCGTCAAACTTTAACCGTTTCGGTAAATTGTATCGAGTCATGATTCAGGCGGATCCTCAATATCGTGTTAATCCTGAAAGTTTGAATAGCATCTATTTAAGAAATGGAGCTGAGATGGCACCTGTAAGTGAATTTATCACAATGAAGAAGATATACGGACCTCAGAATATAACCCGTTTCAACATGTTTACCTCTATGAGTGTAAATGGTTCTGCGGCTCAAGGATATAGTTCCGGTGATGCTATTAAGGCTATTCAGGAGGTTGCTGCTGAAGAACTTCCTGCCGGATATAGCTATGAATTTGCTGGTTTAACTCGTTCTGAACAAAGTTCAAGTAATTCTACTGCGATCGTGTTTGCTCTTTGTATCATGTTTGTGTATTTCATTTTAAGTGCACAATATGAGAGTTATATCTTGCCTCTGACGGTTATATTATCTTTACCTTTTGGTTTGGCAGGTACATTTATCTTTGCTAATGTAATGGGAATAGCTAATAATATTTATCTCCAGATCGCCTTAATCATGCTTATTGGATTGCTGGCTAAAAATGCCATTCTTATTACAGAGTTTGCCCTTGAACGACGGCAAACAGGTATGGCTATAACCTGGAGTGCGATATTAGCTGCCGCTGCTCGTTTGAGACCTATTCTTATGACATCTTTAGCTATGATTATCGGACTCTTGCCCCTTATGTTTGCTTCCGGAGTTGGTGCAAACGGTAATAGTTCGTTGGGTACGGGAGCTGTAGGAGGTATGTTAATTGGTATGATTTGTCAGATATTCATTGTGCCTGTATTCTTTGTAATATTCCAATCCATACAGGAGAAAATTAAACCTATTCACTTTGATGGAGCTGATCAGAAAGTAATCAAGGCGGAACTTGAACAGTATACAAATCTACATAAGGATAAAAAGAAATGA
- a CDS encoding efflux RND transporter periplasmic adaptor subunit — MKTKINRSLTSRVLQVGAFALSVSLFSCGNKQQGNMGAQPEYAVRTLQSTHTELHSSYPASIEGKQDIEIRPQIAGFITKVGVDEGAIVRKGQTLFIIDPVQYRAAVQQAEASVKLAKAAVSTARLTVKNKKELFKQKIIGDYELQTAQNSLITQEATLSQAQAQLITARQNLSYTDVKSPSNGVVGTIPYRVGSLVSSSIPTPLTIVSNIDEMYVYFSMTEKQLLEMTRQSGSTVNILKSFPEVQLKLADGSIYSQGGKIETVSGVIDPSTGSLRLRAVFSNPNRLLKSGGSGAVIIPYKLDNVIMIPQSATLEVQDKKYVFVVGADNKVSNKLIEISDLDNGSDYLVTSGLKAGDRIVVEGIASLKDGMQIKPITEAESAAKKEQAAAMSAGLAGKK; from the coding sequence ATGAAGACTAAAATTAACCGTTCCCTAACTAGCAGAGTATTGCAGGTAGGCGCATTTGCTCTTAGTGTTTCTTTATTTTCTTGCGGTAACAAGCAGCAGGGAAATATGGGAGCGCAACCTGAGTACGCTGTACGTACATTGCAATCCACACACACTGAACTTCATAGTTCTTATCCCGCTTCCATAGAAGGTAAGCAAGATATTGAAATCAGACCACAAATAGCAGGCTTTATAACAAAGGTTGGAGTTGATGAAGGTGCTATTGTTCGTAAGGGACAAACTCTATTTATTATTGATCCTGTTCAATATAGAGCTGCTGTACAGCAAGCTGAAGCTTCTGTAAAATTAGCTAAGGCAGCAGTTTCTACAGCTCGATTGACTGTAAAAAATAAGAAAGAGCTTTTTAAACAAAAAATTATTGGTGATTACGAACTCCAAACAGCTCAAAATAGCTTGATAACCCAAGAAGCTACTTTGTCTCAGGCGCAGGCTCAACTTATTACTGCACGGCAGAACTTGTCATATACAGATGTGAAAAGCCCTTCAAATGGAGTAGTAGGAACTATCCCTTATCGTGTAGGGAGCTTGGTTAGTTCTTCTATACCCACTCCTCTTACTATTGTGTCTAATATAGATGAAATGTACGTTTATTTTTCAATGACGGAAAAACAACTTTTGGAAATGACTCGTCAAAGCGGAAGTACAGTTAATATATTGAAGAGCTTTCCCGAAGTACAGCTGAAATTGGCAGATGGTTCTATCTATTCGCAAGGTGGAAAGATAGAAACTGTTAGTGGTGTTATTGATCCATCAACGGGCTCATTGAGGCTTCGTGCTGTTTTTAGCAACCCTAACCGTTTGCTTAAAAGTGGTGGTTCAGGCGCTGTAATTATCCCTTATAAATTAGATAATGTGATTATGATTCCACAGTCTGCTACATTGGAAGTACAGGATAAGAAATATGTATTTGTTGTAGGGGCTGACAACAAGGTGAGCAATAAGTTAATTGAAATTTCTGATTTGGATAACGGAAGTGATTATCTTGTAACATCCGGATTGAAAGCCGGTGATCGCATTGTTGTTGAAGGTATTGCTTCATTGAAAGATGGAATGCAGATTAAACCTATTACTGAAGCTGAATCTGCTGCAAAGAAAGAACAAGCAGCAGCCATGAGCGCAGGCTTAGCAGGTAAAAAATAG
- a CDS encoding DNA translocase FtsK 4TM domain-containing protein — MAKKDSSEKISKTNSINKVTSFLRNETIQFVFGLVLVIFSVYLLLAFSSFFFTGSADQSIIDNGTAQDLASVNNHIKNYAGSRGAQLANYLINDCFGVASFFILIFLGVAGLKLMKVRPFRLWKWFIGCSLLLIWFSVFLGFAFLNQYKDSFVYWGGMHGYNVSNWLVSQVGTPGVWMILLVTGICFLIYMSARTIIWIRKIIRLDFIKREKKEKEEIDASEEEEIKEKATIEITNPQPQTVDFSIDKTYKQEMPLEDKEMEINAPVDDSSIILMSEEQNVTKKEDKTPEAANKNNAGDPVFEIESTLNEDNEIYQGKEGEPYNPKLDLENYHFPTLELMKKYENNEPTINMEEQKGNKDRIINTLRSFGIEISSIKATVGPTVTLYEITPEQGVRISKIRGLEDDIALSLSALGIRIIAPIPGKGTIGIEVPNSNPKIVSMQSIIGSKRFQESNYELPIALGKTITNEVFMVDLCKMPHVLVAGATGQGKSVGLNAIITSLLYKKHPAELKFVLVDPKKVEFSIYSVVENHFLAKLPDAAEAIITDVTKVVQTLNSICVEMDSRYDLLKKAHVRNIKEYNEKFINRKLNPEKGHKFMPYIVVIIDEFGDLIMTAGKEVELPIARIAQLARAIGIHMVIATQRPTTNIITGTIKANFPARVAFRVSSMMDSRTILDRPGANQLIGRGDMLFLQGADPIRVQCAFVDTPEVEDITKHIARQQGYPTAFYLPEYVNEESGSDLGDVDMGRLDPLFEDAARLIVIHQQGSTSLIQRKFSIGYNRAGRIMDQLEKAGIVGPSEGSKARQVMCIDENDLEMRLNNF; from the coding sequence ATGGCAAAAAAAGACTCTTCAGAAAAAATATCAAAAACGAACTCTATCAATAAAGTAACATCATTTCTCAGAAATGAAACAATTCAATTTGTATTTGGGCTAGTTTTAGTTATATTTTCCGTATACCTCCTATTAGCTTTTTCGTCTTTCTTTTTCACCGGTTCTGCAGACCAAAGCATTATCGATAATGGAACGGCGCAAGACCTTGCTTCTGTTAATAATCATATAAAAAACTATGCAGGATCTCGAGGAGCCCAACTAGCCAATTATCTCATCAATGACTGTTTCGGAGTTGCGTCTTTCTTTATCCTCATATTTCTTGGAGTTGCCGGATTAAAGCTAATGAAAGTCCGCCCATTTCGCTTATGGAAATGGTTTATAGGTTGTTCTCTCTTACTTATTTGGTTCTCCGTGTTTTTGGGTTTTGCATTTTTAAATCAATATAAAGATTCATTTGTATATTGGGGAGGAATGCACGGATACAATGTTAGTAACTGGCTCGTCTCACAGGTTGGTACCCCGGGAGTTTGGATGATCCTTCTAGTTACTGGTATATGTTTCCTTATCTACATGAGTGCACGTACCATCATATGGATTCGCAAAATAATTCGACTTGATTTTATTAAAAGAGAAAAGAAAGAAAAAGAGGAAATAGATGCCTCAGAAGAAGAAGAGATTAAAGAAAAAGCTACAATAGAAATAACAAATCCACAACCACAGACTGTTGACTTCTCAATCGACAAAACATATAAACAGGAAATGCCTCTCGAAGACAAAGAGATGGAAATTAATGCTCCCGTGGATGATAGCTCAATAATATTGATGTCGGAAGAGCAAAATGTAACAAAGAAAGAAGATAAGACTCCCGAAGCAGCAAACAAAAACAACGCAGGAGATCCTGTATTTGAGATAGAATCGACTCTCAATGAAGATAATGAAATCTATCAGGGCAAAGAAGGTGAACCTTACAACCCTAAGCTCGATTTGGAAAATTATCATTTCCCCACTTTAGAGTTGATGAAAAAGTACGAGAACAATGAGCCTACCATCAACATGGAAGAGCAAAAAGGAAATAAAGATCGTATCATTAATACTCTTCGCAGTTTTGGCATTGAAATCAGCTCCATAAAAGCTACCGTAGGTCCTACCGTGACTCTATATGAAATTACTCCCGAGCAAGGAGTACGAATATCTAAAATACGAGGCTTGGAAGATGATATTGCACTGAGTTTATCGGCTCTAGGTATCCGCATCATTGCTCCTATCCCAGGCAAAGGAACTATTGGAATAGAGGTACCTAATTCTAATCCTAAAATAGTTTCGATGCAGTCAATTATTGGCAGTAAAAGATTTCAGGAATCGAATTATGAGTTGCCTATTGCACTGGGAAAAACAATTACCAACGAAGTTTTCATGGTTGATTTGTGTAAAATGCCACACGTCTTAGTTGCGGGAGCTACCGGGCAAGGTAAATCGGTAGGCTTAAATGCCATCATAACCTCATTGCTTTATAAGAAGCATCCGGCCGAATTAAAGTTCGTACTAGTCGACCCGAAAAAAGTAGAATTTAGTATCTATTCCGTAGTAGAGAATCATTTCTTGGCAAAACTACCCGATGCAGCAGAAGCAATCATCACAGATGTAACGAAAGTTGTGCAAACTCTTAATTCTATCTGTGTAGAAATGGATAGTCGTTATGATTTGCTTAAAAAAGCACATGTCCGTAACATAAAGGAGTATAACGAGAAGTTTATAAATAGAAAACTTAATCCTGAAAAAGGACATAAATTTATGCCATACATCGTAGTAATTATCGATGAATTTGGTGATCTGATTATGACAGCCGGGAAAGAAGTAGAATTACCTATTGCCCGCATTGCGCAGCTAGCACGTGCCATCGGTATACACATGGTTATTGCTACCCAACGACCAACAACCAATATCATCACAGGTACGATCAAAGCTAATTTCCCTGCTCGTGTGGCATTCCGAGTATCATCTATGATGGACTCCAGAACAATACTTGACCGCCCAGGAGCCAACCAGTTAATAGGACGGGGAGATATGTTATTCCTTCAAGGGGCTGACCCTATTCGTGTGCAATGTGCTTTTGTTGATACACCTGAAGTAGAAGATATTACAAAACATATAGCCCGTCAACAAGGTTACCCTACAGCATTCTATTTACCTGAATATGTAAATGAAGAAAGCGGAAGCGATTTAGGTGATGTTGATATGGGACGCCTCGATCCTCTCTTCGAAGATGCTGCCCGCTTAATCGTTATCCACCAACAAGGATCGACTTCTCTGATACAACGTAAATTTTCTATCGGGTATAATCGAGCTGGCCGCATCATGGACCAACTTGAGAAAGCAGGTATAGTTGGTCCGAGCGAAGGCAGCAAAGCTCGACAGGTCATGTGTATAGATGAAAACGATTTAGAGATGCGTTTGAACAATTTCTAA